Part of the Prunus dulcis chromosome 8, ALMONDv2, whole genome shotgun sequence genome is shown below.
CAAGTCGAGCCATCAAACGATGCCTAAATATGTACTCAAAGATATGGAAGATATTAAGTTTGAATGGGCCTATTTATGAAAAGCCACATTTTTTGTCCATCAACCTTAACTTTTCATCTaaacataatatttttatagaaaaaaatagatatttttttaattaaggtGGATAAATTCCAGGGGTGGGTAAATGAACTCTCCTTGGGTACTAGGCCAACTGAGTTTTTCTCAAAGGGCATTTTTGGATTTCAAAGAAACGTTTCCCATTGTAGACTCTAGACTGCACTTAACCAAAAATACCAGTGTATCATCACTAAACATGGACCAATTTTTTGGTTGATAAAATACGAGTCAAGATCTCGTTATTTCAGCCCACATCTCAACTTCATCTCAACCATGGCACACCCTTACGATATTTTTTTCTTACGTTAAGCGCAACTGGTGGTTGGTGACCGCATGATGTCAGTTCAATTATACTGAAAATGCTTCAACCCTAAATTATCAGGATAATTTGTGacccaaagaaagaaaatcacCCTCCTGCAAATAGCATTGTCAAAATTGCCATACTTCAGATTTTTTACAAGTCAGGATTCATTGATCTGTGTACATAGATATTTCTCTGACTAGTCTGATTCTTtctaaaaacagaaaacaaaagctgCCTGTTCTAAGGAATCAAAAAGCAACCCTGAAGGAGAAGTTCAATATGGAAACTGTGTAGTAACTGGTAAACCACTGATGCTGAGCAACCTGCCTGAAATGCTTTCGGAAATCCCAAAATCTAGggaaacatatatatgaacaGACAAGAGACTGTATGTCAACCAAACTATAGTGAGACAACTTTCCCTACTCTGTACGTCAGCCCAATGCTGATGGCAGGACCTACCtgaaataatagaaaaaaatagttagGACATGCTACAGAAAGATTTAGgtcttgcaagttgcaactcAAAGATGACAAGAAGATGTACAAGAGTACAAACCTTTTGTAAAGAACCTTTATATCTTCCCTAAACACTGGACTTTCGAGGAAGAGATCACCACATTCATTCACATCAATGGTCTCCACTCCAAAATCCCGATAACCACAATACTCGTTCCAGTCAAACCACATTTTGGCAATTAGTTCTTTCTGGAAGCAAGTGCTATGATCTTCCTCTTCAGGGGAACTAGCAGCTACCAATCTGTACACAaacactttcttcttttgaccTGGTCTAAATGCACGGCCAATTGCTTGCCGGCTAACTGAGGGATTAAGATGGACATCCAGAAGTATGACTCGAGATGCCCCTACCAGAGATATACCCTCTCCACATGCCTTAATTGAGCCAAAGAAGACCTTAGCAGTAGAGGAATTGTTAAATTGATCCATGGACCATTCCCGTTGCTCGGAGCTTGACTCACCTGAGATCATAAACATTTCTCTCCCAGGACTCCAACCCTTCATTTTGGCTACTAATCTCtccaaaaatttcaatggtAGGAGGTACTGACTGAACACCAAAAGTTTCTCACCAGCTGACTCACATAAGTTCAGTAGATTAAGGAAGAATCTTGCCTTGACTCCGTCTTTCACATCCATTTTGTCCAAGAGCTCATCCACTTTATCATCTGGATCAGTGGGTTTCCAAGAGAAGGAGTACAATTTTGGGTGCAGATAAACAGCACTCCCAACAGAACTTTGCTTGAACTTCCTTGCGAACTTCTTCAGTTTCTCAGTCTCATGCTTCTGTCTGGTGGTGAGATTTAGTAGCACAGTGAAATCAACAAGTCCAGGAAGTTCATCTAGGGAATCTCCTCTATAATAATGAAGCACCTTGCTAGTCATCTCACGCAACTCATGTATGACAGTCACTTTCCTTCTGAAATCATTATCCTTCTGTAGAGTATGTTCCACTAGTTCATAGAAAGCTGATTCACTTCCAGCTTTGAACTGCTTCCTTACACCCGATATATGAACTCTACTCATGATGCGCTTAATGATGGGTCGCGAAGTTTCGGACCTTAAAAATTTAGGACGAACAAGATTCAAAAGATTGAATACTTCGTTGAcatgattttgaaaaatggtTCCAGAAAGTACAACTTTCCTAGGTGTCTGTAATTTGGTGAGGGATTGGAACACATCAGTGTTATCATTTCTTGGAGTGTGCCCCTCATCCAGAATCAGAATTGAAGGTGCCTTTAGCAATATCTCCTGGCACAAAGCTGATATCTTGCTAGTTTCTCGATCGCAAACAATAGAGGAGAACTGCTTGTACCCTAAGAAAAGGATACTTTTCTGCTCCACCCACTGTTTCAACACCTCCAGCTGCTGTGATCGATTGTCTGCTTTGGATTCATAGAAATCATATAATGGAATATCCTCTACTTGCCAAATTTTAAACTCCTTTTTCCATGTATCCAAGATTCCTTTAGGAAGCACAATAAGCGGTCTAGCATTTGGATACTTGGCTAGAAAACTTTGCATGAAACTAATTATCATAAATGTTTTACCAGAACCTGGAGCATGGGCCAAGATGCAACCCCCAGGATTATCACCCACCAAGTTACTAACAAGAAAATTGAAACCCTCCACTTGATGAggtttcatttgcttcatatGTCTTGGGTGGGcagagatttcagttattatcAAACCATCCTCTGACAATTTAACTCCACTTATCTCAGCTGCCTCTCTGTCTTTGGCATTCCGAGAATCAGGCATGTAAGTTCTTGTACTCCTTTTGACCTGagataataaaagaaaattattataatatgcGTCTTACTTTCCAGAAGAGGGTATTTAGCTactaagaaaacaaataaattctaATAAGTTTAAGTAGATCCATCTATTGATGACATTTATTCCATAACAATGAGGCAAATATAGAAACTAGAATTCAAGGCATAGTTAAAAAGCTAAACCAGGTCATCAGTAAGGCGGTAACAAAAATATTCACTTCCAATATGCAATAAATTTTATGGATTAAAATACTAATACCAATTTAATTATCTACTATTTCTGGGTACTTATTCTCAGAAAATTATCTCCTATTCCTATAACCCTGCTTATCTCATTTTCGCTCAGCTGATCCTGAGCCTGGGCAAAAGAGTAATGGGGTGGGTTTAGAATCAAATTATTGTCAAATCCGATGAGCGCATGTCCTTCAGAGACACAAGTTGGGTGTTTCTATCAAGCAGATTATATTGGACTTCCGAGTAGTGAGAAGCCAACCCTTGCtttccttatttatttatttatttagttgtAAGTGTTGAGTGAGTTTTCTACTAGTGCCAAAAATAAGGTGAAGAattgagaaaaaacaaaagacaaaaaagaaacctGTAGGGATACCCAGTTCACTAATTTGATAGATAGGGGTATTCACATGTTGGATCGGATTGGGTTTGGGGTACTTTCTCCATCATCCCGACCATGTCAGGGTTGATTGGATTGGACCGACTAGGGCTTAAAATAGAAACCcaatttttttgacaaaacttGGCCAACAATTAGCAAAAGCACGACTCTAGGCATATCACTCAGGCATGCAGGCCCATAAAGGACGAGCCTGCTAAAGCAAGGGAGCCCACAAAAG
Proteins encoded:
- the LOC117637832 gene encoding protein CHROMATIN REMODELING 35, which translates into the protein MESPLDLTPIKTSYDGLYSKGYKRMKVCFDTNDYDSMDFSPSNHDEAVHKRPKSTSEVVDYSDPFAIPDLLERIDSGKYGSVTKDIEAILARKRQTLCPYFEKYPALSNLSLEEKRQSKRAPKSANQQASPLSQNNVIDLEDDSVENNAPAALLPVVIIDSDEEQSEHPRPPYPFKEVVLPEPSYSFQEVFLGQPSEQLVVRDFVENKVPGETKIKNDPGVYVGVEDDDNHQTDTEEDDGLGDIWNEMSMALESNKDVVVDPSSEGMSDGGEDCDCDHSFVLKDDLGYVCRICGVIDRGIETIFEFQFNKVKRSTRTYMPDSRNAKDREAAEISGVKLSEDGLIITEISAHPRHMKQMKPHQVEGFNFLVSNLVGDNPGGCILAHAPGSGKTFMIISFMQSFLAKYPNARPLIVLPKGILDTWKKEFKIWQVEDIPLYDFYESKADNRSQQLEVLKQWVEQKSILFLGYKQFSSIVCDRETSKISALCQEILLKAPSILILDEGHTPRNDNTDVFQSLTKLQTPRKVVLSGTIFQNHVNEVFNLLNLVRPKFLRSETSRPIIKRIMSRVHISGVRKQFKAGSESAFYELVEHTLQKDNDFRRKVTVIHELREMTSKVLHYYRGDSLDELPGLVDFTVLLNLTTRQKHETEKLKKFARKFKQSSVGSAVYLHPKLYSFSWKPTDPDDKVDELLDKMDVKDGVKARFFLNLLNLCESAGEKLLVFSQYLLPLKFLERLVAKMKGWSPGREMFMISGESSSEQREWSMDQFNNSSTAKVFFGSIKACGEGISLVGASRVILLDVHLNPSVSRQAIGRAFRPGQKKKVFVYRLVAASSPEEEDHSTCFQKELIAKMWFDWNEYCGYRDFGVETIDVNECGDLFLESPVFREDIKVLYKR